One Aquarana catesbeiana isolate 2022-GZ linkage group LG04, ASM4218655v1, whole genome shotgun sequence genomic region harbors:
- the GLO1 gene encoding lactoylglutathione lyase, with protein sequence MAETPELVGLSDEEANKLCGEPEPVTKDFMMQQTMLRIKDPQKSLPFYTKCLGMTLLQKLDFPSMKFSLYFMGYEDKKDIPEDIKEKTAWTFSRKATLELTHNWGSESEQKPYHSGNSDPRGFGHIGIAVPDVYAACKRFEELGVTFVKKPDDGKMKGLAFIQDPDGYWIEILSPNTMMSIV encoded by the exons ATGGCGGAGACTCCGGAGCTGGTCGGGCTGAGCGATGAGGAGGCGAACAAACTGTGCGGGGAGCCGGAGCCCGTCACCAAG GATTTCATGATGCAGCAGACCATGCTACGGATCAAGGACCCTCAGAAGTCCCTTCCATTCTACACCAAGTGCCTGGGCATGAC TCTCCTCCAGAAGTTGGACTTCCCTTCTATGAAATTCTCGCTCTATTTCATGGGCTATGAGGACAAGAAGGACATCCCAGAAGACATCAAGGAGAAGACGGCCTGGACCTTCTCCCGGAAGGCCACCCTGGAGCTCACCCA TAACTGGGGATCGGAGAGCGAACAGAAACCTTACCACAGCGGCAACTCCGACCCCCGAGGATTTG GTCACATAGGAATCGCTGTCCCCGATGTTTATGCTGCTTGTAAGAGGTTTGAAGAACTCGGAGTCACCTTTGTAAAGAAACCCGATGATG GGAAGATGAAAGGATTAGCGTTCATTCAAGACCCCGATGGCTACTGGATAGAAATTCTCAGCCCCAACACCATGATGTCCATCGTCTAA